Part of the Falco rusticolus isolate bFalRus1 chromosome 2, bFalRus1.pri, whole genome shotgun sequence genome is shown below.
TGCTATAtctctgaaaagtatttttgttcagtACTTCCATGAAAGTAAGAGTGCATTGTGCCAGCTGAACATGTGCCATCCGATGGTTTACATTTTAATAGACTAAATTCAAATGTGAGTTTGCTGGCATAAGCTTTTAGCAGAAATCTGGGAGAAGGTGGTGATCTAAAAGGCACAGTTGGTAAGGCTgcaaacaaatataaaaaccaccaccaaatgTGCAGATGCATTCTGCATTGCTAAAGTGCTGTTCGTAGCTGCCCTGCAATATCATAGGTCTGACTCACACCGAgaggaagcaaagagaaatttgGGCAGAGACTCTTGCCTGAGGCAGGGTGTCTGTTCCACCTTGGTACACAGAGATCAGCCAGATCAGGGAATGGGGGAGATGGGAAGTTCTCAACATTGAACCGTCACCATCAGTACACTTGCAGGATACGGGGGCAACAACTGTATCTTGAAGCCTGAGTGAGGTGAATGACAGTTTGTGTACGTACCTGCAGCtttcttagaaaaagaaaaggggttGGACAAGTAAGAATGGAAATCCAAGGAGCTGCACCACACAAGGAGCCAGCACCTGAAGCAGCTGGAAGCCAAAAACTTCCTGCTGTCgttcaagtaaaaaaaataacaacccaGCATACTCCAGCCTCCCCAGATGCGTTCTTGTCCTTCTCTTCTCTATCTttgtttccagctgctctgaTAGCACCAAACGTttattgttacattttttttttctttccatgccTTTTGGTGAGCAAACAACTTTGTTTCGAATATGGTTATCACTTCCGCtaaaacatctttcagaaaaattcttgtgtgtttgtttaaatactATGAACTATACTGAAATGTCAAGaaagttcttcctttttcttgcctCCACTCATCTGTTTCATCTAGAGCTTGTTTTATTTAGTCATGCAGGTATTTCACAGTAAATATGTAAAGATTTTTTGTGCAGGACCCCAACTAATTTAATAGCATGTTGATCTGTGGATAATATTGCAGCTGGGACACTTTGCCTTGATCTTGAAGAGTTTTGGCATTGTAAGTGTTGCTATTACTGGTGTTGCTATTACTCCATGAATGGATCTCCTGCAGGATTCAGGAGGGGTCCACCATGGGAAAACCTGGCTTGTGAGAATATTGCCTACCCCTGGCTCACATTACTGATGAATGCAGCAGTGGAAAGCCAAAAAACAAGGAGAATTTGCAATAAATGAGAAAGTATTAACCCAGAAGCAAACTAGGACGTATGGATTCCCAATCAGATTGGAAAAAAGTGGCTGAAGGAGAAAGCATTGAAATCCCCCTTTATATGATGTTTTGATCCTCCCTTCAGTTTTTAAAGGCTTCTTAGTTATATATACACctgctttaaatgctttttttctggagcaCTGCTGACAATTATGGTGTTTACAAGGAGAAAGCTTGGTCCTCTTCGAATTTTGGAAAGTacctttgggggggggggggcgtgtcACACCACATATGAAGAGTATTTAGAGTACGAGCCTAAGTTTTCTTCCCTAGGGCAGCACTCCAAACAACCCCAACTGTGCTTTCCTAGAAGTACCCAAGCCTGGATTCCTGAGCTGGACTATTTCCTGACCACGGTGTGTCCTCATAAACGCAAGCAAACGATTCCTGCCCTTGTATTTTTGCAGATGGTGAGTTCCTGTGTGTGTGGAAACACCAGCTCCTTCCTTACTGCTTCTGGAACGTGGGACCATGGCCAGGGTAGGCAGTGagtgaaaaatgtttgcaagcAGCAGTTGCCTGTCATCTCTCTCCTCCCAGAGTGCAGGGCCATTTATCAGATGTGGCTAGTGAAAGACTGTAATTAGCACAGACTTCATAGCAGTGGACTCCATGCTCTGCAATGTTATTGCAGGCTCAAGGGGCTTTCTTTGTAAAAGAGCTTGCATATCTATGTTGTCACTTCTACTGTCAAAACCACGCTGTGGAGACTGAATAGGGAAGCGTTTATTAGCGCTAGAGCACTGCTAGCATCTGCGTGGGCTTAAGACATAAGAAGAGGTAAGGCTTGGATACGAGTCGATGCTGCTGCATCTGAAGGCAAAGAGagctcaggcacagctgctgAGAGGAGCAGTGACGCCAGCAGTGCCGGGATGTGCTTCGAAAGATTTGTGGGAGCGCTCCAACaacctgccagctgctggcttCTGGCACAAAACGTGTATCACGTTACAGCAATTGTCATGCAAAGACTAAAACTCTAGAGTTTCTTTTGGCCTGCTTGAGGATATTTATCGTGTTACTGatttgtctgttctttttccagaaatcaTGCCAGGCTGTGATAATCTGTTTTTGAAGATGTTATTTTGCTCATTTACAAAAATCTATTAGTGCTAAAGCCAGGTAAGCTATCGCAGAGGCAAAAGCATGCTAGAAAATGTCTGGGATACAAGCCTGGATTTTTTCTAAGAagagtaaataaagaaaatcaagaaaaagggTGGGGAAGCCTCTCgagaacacagaaaaccagaagcaagAAATACATGTTGTTTGTATTAGTGTCAGGTCTTCACACCACAGCATTACCTCCAAAGCGTGGGTGTGCCCATTCTGTAGGTTGCGGATTAACTGCCATGCTAAACCAACCCTCCCCTTCAGTCTTGTTCTGACTTCACACAGCATATATTTTGAATttgtgggtttgcttttctgaatccccttttccttccttaccCTTAGGTTACTACCAATAACTGCAATTTCACTGTTATGCCTCAAAAATGTCAGACCACTTCTATAATATATACATTATCGTGACGATCATTTTATTACACCAAAAGATTAAACATTATTAACTGAATTGAAAACAATCCTTATCTTCCCTTAGCATTTTCTCTGCTAAACACTTAATATAGATTCTAGGCAAGCAGGTAAAACTGAAGTTTTGCTCTCATTTCCACCTGTGAAATCCCGCCGCAGTCATTGAGGCATCTAGGGTATAACAGAAGACAAGCATTGGCCAGTTGTTTCTGTCTTTGATGAACTATCATCTCATGAAAGTCTTATGATGGGCAGCACTTCACAGCAAGAATGTTAGGAAcgctaaaaataaaagcctggggaacttttagaaaagaaaattaaatgtaatacAGTGATGCTTCCAACTGGGTTGGAGCAGAAAAGCCACAAATGATAGGTTTTGTCCGGAGATGTAAAACTTTTAATCAGACCATCTTAGGCAagattgcattttaaagaaggTCTGGCATCTGTAAATTGTAGGCTAATTGCAGGAGATGCTAGAGAATGCTACTGAGGCAACCACCTGAACGGGATAAACTGggatttaaattttctttcaaacacatcaatgctttttctaaaacaatgaagaaatatattCATCTCAGACCTTCATATTAGCGATCATGTCTCTTtctgcatgaagaaaaaagcaactttaTACAAAATACTTCATGTTTCTACTCATTTCACAGCAGATGGGCTGTAGGTTTCAGTGAGTGTAAGCTAGGGATCTGAAGTCAGAGGTCAGCTTCCCAATGCTAGTCTGGGGCAAGAAATGTCCTATAGCCTCCTCAGGGTGAGTCTGTCTCAGTGCTGACATTCCCTGACATCTGCCTATGAACTTTATCTAGTCCATTTTTCAAGCCACCAAGGGGATAGCTTTCCATCCCTTCCTTTAGCATGTCATTGTCTGCTATTAATTCTTAGGAAGACTCAGCAACGTAATAGGTCAGTTCTTTGTATCCAGCACTTCACGAGGTTTTGGCTGTCTCTAAAGGTGTGCAGAGACAGACAGCATAGGAAATTGTTGCCTCTGATGCTCTTTAGCCACTGCCTATCTTCAGATATCCTATTTTTGAACTTTGTGTCCCTGTTCCAAGTTAGGcaaattttctgcattaatacttcacaaaacaaacagaagttaaaagcaGGGAAATTGAAATTTCTGCACCGCATGTTAATCCAAGGGAACATCATCACATTGTCATGGATTTTATATATGGGATTTAAAGCGTGGGGAGCAAGAGAGACAAATGTGTAAAGTTATTTGGGATATTAGGCAAAAagattttctgcagtgcttttacATTACTAGTcaaggattattattttttgctcttctgtCATTGTTCCTTTTGCCATCTAGACAATGGCATCATGTTAGTGGTAAGTGATGGAGAGAGAAGGAACAGGGGTAAAAGCTACCTCAACTGAAAAGGGGTGGCTCTTCAGTGAAGCTGATAATGGATGTATGTGACATGTAAGTGACTCTGCTTGCACTAGATATGCTGAACTGGCTTTTCACATTCTGCTGCATTAGGTAAAAGATCTTGGAGAAAAATAAGTGCCAGGTTACAGTGTACCTGGGGCAAGCCATGCTGTGCACATCCACTGACACAGTAATAATAGCattccaggaaagaaaatgctgaacaaCTTGTCTGACATCAACACTCGTCTGTTTTTCCATAAGAGCATCAATGATCAGGATTCTTTTCAATTTGCTACTGATGCAGGGTGAGATTTTTGGAGGTGTTGAGCAACCGTgtcttccccctctccccacctcctcctcagcATCGGCGATTGCTGTTAGCACTTCACAACTCTGGagttaaaaaatgctgtatgctcaggaggaggaaggacatCATgcttaaaacatattttcctgctgtattttattaGAATACACCTTTAGTGGCTGAAAATGGGTCATGACAGGGACTTGGGGGCTGTACTGCCctgctggggagcagtgggCTCCCCaagaagctgtgaaaaatgGTGCTAAATGGCAGCTGAGCTAATCACACGGTTATCTCCTCAGTTCAGCTCCTCCCCAAACTGCATGCAACATGCAGAAGCCAAGCCATGTAAGAGTGAGAAATCCCTTCTCGCTCTCACACAAGGGGATTCATTGGAGAAAGGTGCTACCAAAGTGTCAAAGAGACAGGGAAGTGTCCTGACCATGGGGTCCTGTTTGAAGCTAACGGACAGACCACCCAAGCCCACTCCTGAAATGCCGTGTATTTTCTGCTCAGGCAGTGCTGTAGTTGCTTTAGGTCCACATTATTCATCAAGACTACAGAACAACGGGTGCCTGCAGCTGATTTACTCACCCGCtttggagaggagaaaggggaggagggcagggatgggaaCACTGAGCAGGAAAATACACAGGTCAGAGAGAAAAGCTTGACACTGACTTTAaggatattaattttttaacatagtgggaaaggaaaggaagggaaatggttaatttgtgtgtgcatatttgttttataacaaaataataGGATCCTGTGGCCAACAGTGGAATATGATTAGTTAATCACAGGTAGTTCTGATATTTTCCCATAATGAAATGGCATGTTTGAATACAGAGAACAAATAATGAGATTCTTGACTTGCCCCCTTCCTGTGTTTTAATTGTAAACAAGCAGATGCAATCCATAATGCTAAATAAGATTTCtccacatttctttctgaaaatggtTTTAAGCAAGATAAGGCACTAAAATGTAATCCTTCTAAGAATGTGCAAATGCTGAATCCTTGACACAAACACAATCTAACCATGAATTTGTATGGAAGCTTTAATGGTTTTGTAAATTAATCAATAATGTGGTTAAATTATATTTGCTCAGCTAATTATTTCCCATGTCCTGTAAATTAGAACTTCAGTAGTCTGTAAGAAAAATCAGTCCTGCTGCTTGTATTGCATTTGTGTTTACTTACTGATACATTATTAAAGTGCTTGTTTATTTGTTCTGCTATAGGCGGgtagctttttctttgctgtttgagTGGCAACCATGGAGCTGCAAAGCTGTGCAATGgtaattatattattatatatttaatatgcCAAATCCATTTTAGCAGATAAATACTGTGCATTTATAACATTTCCTCAAACTCCTCCTTGTCTCACACTTGCGGGAAGAGGATTTAACCACCCTCTTCCTCCAAGAAACCTTTGGGACGTTTTTGATAGCTGAAATGGAACTTGCTTGGGTTCTTGGCCTCCTGACTTTGAATGGAACAGCTTCAAGCATGGGTTGGCTTAGATGACACCCAGACACTCCTTCTAATttgaatgattctgtgattctatgaaccCAGTCATCCAAGAAACTTTCCCCACTCAGTTTTCCCAAAGTCCTGTACCCAGACCCCCATCACTTACAGGTCTGTATGACAGCACTAGCTTGCAGCATGCAAAGCAGCAAATTGTCATTTCAGTTACACAGATCCAGATGCTCTCACGCTGTAGCAGTCTGTGCAGTTCCTATGTCAATACAGCAAGATTTAGAGTGGCCTCTCCAAATTAATGTGTTGGGAATGTACATTCTGCCCAACAGAATCAAGTCATCCCTTATGGCTGGCCAGCAAATGACACCCTTCACACGAGATCAGGGGttgcagctggagaggaggagagctCTTACCCACCAGTGCTTTGCACCTGCATGCCCTCCTTCCGAAGGTGGCACGGGGTGACACGGGGGCCTTCATGGTCCCTAACGCAGGAGGCTATAGGTCCCCTCCCTTGCCTTGCTCACAGACATGGCAAAAGGGGCTTGAACTGCCAAGGGCAGCTGGCTGATGGCAAGCAGGAGCCCAAACTGCAAATACAGCTGTGTGGCAGGAGAAATGCCGAGCAGACAGTGTAGTCGCAACTAGATCAGGTACCGCTAAGCACCACAGCAGTAGGagcaaacctgaaaaaaacagacacCTGCTTGGCTTCTCAACCCTTCATATGCTTTTGGAGCTGCCATCAGATGAACTGCACTTTTCTGTGCCTCTGGATTAGGAAAGCCATGCAGACAGCAGGTTTGATTTCACAgatataaacaaaaccaaatgggCAGAATGGAAAGTTGCCTGGTCACAAATCAGGGCTCAAGGGACCAGAGATAGAAGGGGAGGTTGCCTGCTTTCATCACTTTAGCATGTCTTTAtagcagcagcctgctgcagaggTTGGAAAAGCAGGTGGATATGAAAGCCAAACTGAATGTGGAAAAGAGTCATAGAGTGCATCTTACTTTCCCTTGCCTCCTAACCATAGTCttatgcacacacagaaacacacttAGGGAGCATAAAATACTACATGCAAGTGGGacttttaccttttctttatCATTGATGTGCCAACAAGCTGGCATATTTAACACTGCActgctcaatttttttttttttgcattctctTTCTGTTGTTGAAGATACATAAatagcaagaaaagaaatagaggCAAGAAAGTTCAGATGAAAAGCAGGACTAGTATTTCAATATCTAGCTAATTACAACCTAAATTGATCTTTTACAGTATAGCGAATTAGTTCTTGTTGCAATATATGGAGTACTACTTTGTAACAAATAATCATAGTTTAtacctaatttttattttccatgttaagGCACAAACAGAGATCAGGCTGAATATTTTATGCATACATTTGTAGCTATATGGATTTGTAAAAAGAATCCACTGTTATAtgcctggggtttttttctggatttttgaCTGGTTTCAGTTGCTCTGATTTTCCCAGATTTCTTCACTTGACATTTTCCAGGATTGTCTGCTGGTCATATCATACAAGGACTCTTGAATGAACAGTTCATCTGCTCTCCATAGTTACTatgcttaaatttttttttataaagtgaGTTCTTTCTGAAGTATTTGTACATGGATAGCTCTAATAGGAGATTAGCTCTAACACCTGGAGAGCCATCGCTTTCCATTGCACTAGATTCCATCATAAGGCAAttgctgggtttgcttttgcacaggaaaacaattttttacatAGCTTAAATCACCATTCTGTAGACCTGATTGTGCAATCATTTAAGCATGTGGATATCTCCAAAAGCCTGCCTATTCCCATATCACTCAGTAGAGCCACAAAAATGTATAAAGCTATATATGTGTACAGGTATTAGCAGGATTGAGGCATTTTATTGTTCCTTTCTACCTCTTAAATGGTCTTTTGCAGCTTTGATTATCCTCTGCAGAACTGTTTCAGGTTCAGAGTTACTTTATCTTTATCcttttgatttgctttgttCCTTGATCCTGTCACTCCACTCTCTTTCAAGCTTCAGAACAAAAGTACTTTTGGGAGCAAAGGCCCTGtggcagggagcacagctccCATTTCTTCCTGGCAATTTGCCACCAAGCCAAGCCGAAGCAGAATATTCTTGCTTGTTCAGTGCAACAGCTTCAGTAATTGCATCAGTGCCCACCTAAGTCTCCCTAGTGAGACCAGTCCATTTCCTTAGCACAGGCAAACCTGTAGGCAATAGCTAGAGTTGAGCacagaactttctttttttattatttattttttaaataagtcaCTTCAATGCAAAGCATTTTCCTCAGCAGGTACTTTTATCCTAAGTGGCTCTTGCTGGTTCACACACACCCTGTCCTTTCTCTAGCTGTGGAAAGTTGTTCCACTTGATTGCTCAGTTTGCCTCTTTGAGTCAGTGGTGGCAGGGGAATTATAAAGGCAATGAAGGCGCAGCCAAGTCCCAGGTACTGTGTGCCAGATTTAAGCTGATCTGAAGTCGTGCAGACTGGCTCTGACACTTTCTTTGCACAAGGGACAACGACTTTCGGAAAAAGTTGCTCATTTTTTTTGGCCAGCAGTGTGCGCCTGACTGAGGAAACCTGCTGAGGTGTGCTCGCTTTGCAAAGGCAACATGATCGGTGGTGCTTTGCAGATCGCTGGGCTGCTTGTTGGTGGCATTGGCATGATTGGGACATTCGCTGTCACGGGCATGCCTCAGTGGAGGGTGTCTGCCTTCATAGAGAACAACATCATCGTGTTTGAGACCATTTGGGAAGGCCTGTGGATGCACTGCATCAGGCAAGCCAACATCAGGATGCAGTGCAAAGTCTATGACTCCGTGCTGGCCCTCTCACGGGACCTGCAGGCATCCAGAGGGCTGATGTGTGCTGGGTCCGTGCTCTCATTCCTCGCTTTCACGATTGCCATTACTGGGATGAAGTGCACACGGTGCACGCAGAGCAGCTGGCAAGCCAAGGGCTATATTATTCTGATGGCTGGGATCCTCTTCATCCTCTCCGGTGTCGTTGAGCTCATCCCGGTCTGCTGGGTTGCCAACACCATCATCAGTGACTTCTACAACCCCATGGTCAACATTGCACAGAAAAGGGAGCTTGGAGAGGCCCTTTACCTGGGCTGGGTAGCTGCCTTCTGCCTCGTTGCTGCTGGAGCCAtattctgttgcttttgctgctgctgtgaggaaACCAGAAGCTACGGATACTCTGCAGCAACCCACTACCCCACTCACAGCCAGCATCTGCACAGCAAGACTGAAAGCTCATACTCCAGAAGTCAGTACGTCTAGATGCCTCCTACCTTTTTCTACTTTTGAAGCATTCGATCTGGATGGATGGATTTCAGCTTCTGCACAAAAGGGCAGCTAGAAAGatgcttttcccttctgctctgcaactgctgctgctggggccgTGTTTTGGAGCTGCAGTTACCCGCAGTGAGCTCTGCTGTGGTGGTTAATGCTGCAGCATGGACAATTTTAATGCATAGCGAGGtgaataatattattttaatagtaaCTTCTAATACCTTTTGGGTTGTGTGACGCTGCTTTGGTTGCATTTTACGTGTAAAACAGTAACAAAGGGCTTAGAGTTCCACTGTGATATGAAATTCTGGTCTATTGCAAAGAAGAGGGGAGTTAAGCACCTGGGTGGTTTTATTTCCTGCCTGGGAAAGAGGGGATAACAGTGAATAAGGACAAGAtaataatgtttaaaagaaaagcattcacTAAGGGATTGATTTACTGTAGGTTTAATGAAAGGTTCCATGAAGAAGTTACTCAGCAGGGGAAGGTAAGCTggaatatatgaaaaatatcacACATTTCAGAGAATAAACTTAGCTTAATGTTCGTCCTCAATATTATCTTTCTGGTGAaagtgaatttttcttttgtaatccATATAGGTCAAACTTATTCACATCCCTCTTTTTAGAAGCAGCAGTATTCCTTTGCAAACTCCTTGTGGCTTACTACATTTTGCAATATTGCACAGATCACAAACACCGTGTTGGCTACTTATCACAGGACTctgtgatatatatatatttttaagaagtgtCTTTTGTGCAGTCAGGCCAGTATTTTTGCTGATACCCACTCACACCAGCATAGTTTATAGACATAAAAACCATAAACAGTGATAGTAATTTCTCACAGTTCACATTAAAACAAGctaaacaatatttttactAGTAAGATCATGCACCTGTGATAAGAAACAATGTAAAGAAACAAAGTCtaccaaaaaataaatagttccatacaaattaatttaataaatgacCCAATTTAATCAATAGtagtaatattttaatagaattttgTAACCAATGAATAAGGTGCAACTCCAGACCCACAAAAATCAATGGAATTTTGCCTTGTCTTAACTGGGAACACAATTCAATTTGTCGTGTTTAATGGAGAATAACATTCTTGTTCTAGAGTTTGATTgactgttttaaatattttatagaaaatttaTTATGTGATCTGTACTAAATTCCTTAGAATATTATCAGAAACTTCAGAAGCAAGTTCTTCATAGGATGCAACTCTGAACAAGctagaagaaatcaaaatctgcTCTAGAACTCGCTTCACAGTGTTTGTAAGATACATAGATACATGTGCTTGactatgtaattttatttttcctcctttttaaaagcaaattatttctacatatgtatatgtgtaaTATGCATGACCATCCCATAATATAGTAGTGTGtggctttatttcctttgtattCTTTCATTAATGTTTATACACCAGCCCTGTGTCTTTTTGGGGGGAAGAGAGTAGAGGAGAAAATCTGTTGTTAGAGGGACTTTTTGAATATCCTACACAGAACACATTGCTAGAACACCAGGGTTTATAACGATGTCTATAATAAAATCTACTCCCTAGTTCATCCCTCTGAAAGGTAGGTACAAGATCTTACTCAGAAAACTACATGTGTATGTAGCGGTGCACTGCAGTTGTCTCTGCTGTCAAAACACGGAGTGACTCATACCGTATTCATCTACAGGACTGAGGCAAGCCTCATTGAAAAGTGAGGTAAGCATGACATCTCTGTAAAAGCCCTGTGTACATTGAACACTACTCCAGCGTCTGCTAGTAGTATCTGTTCCTGGTGAAGCACACACTGATCTAGTTgtacaaacaaaagaagagacaagaagactataaaaatacttgtaaaactATCCACAGGGCTAACAGGAACACAAGTCCAATGGACTGTGAGTGGGACCCTGAAGTTTTTGAAAATCTCCTTTAGAGATCCTATATATGCTGCAAACGGTTTACTTTATTGTAACATACGCATATTATTCCCCTTTAAGTACCTCCCATGCACATCCAgacatttcctttaaattgtATCTCACCCACACCTTCAAAAGAACTGAAGTGAAAGTTTCCATTTCAAACAGAGCTGCCCTCCCTCAGGTTTGTGCTTGAAATAAACCCTGAGCAGTCTGAGCAGAGGGTCCCATCTATGGGCATATATCCAAGCAGAAAACAACCGCCTGAAACAATAAACCTTCAAATGTTGTATCTAGTAATTTACAACTCATTTTTGTGCTTACAGACAAGGTGAATTACTTGGGAAATAAGCAGTATTGCCTCCATAAATGAAATCAAGGGTATCTAGCTTGTTCCCCTTTGGGGTGTTGCTGCGCTTTGGGCACTTGCATGCATTCCTGTGATGTGAAATGGATGTGGAGCCTTTCCAGGTCCACCTGGTGCCCTCTGCGAGGTGTTACTGAATGCACAGCTTGCAGGTCAGAGGAAAGTAATGCTTGTTTAACTCAGATGAGTGAA
Proteins encoded:
- the LOC119143342 gene encoding claudin-8-like, which encodes MIGGALQIAGLLVGGIGMIGTFAVTGMPQWRVSAFIENNIIVFETIWEGLWMHCIRQANIRMQCKVYDSVLALSRDLQASRGLMCAGSVLSFLAFTIAITGMKCTRCTQSSWQAKGYIILMAGILFILSGVVELIPVCWVANTIISDFYNPMVNIAQKRELGEALYLGWVAAFCLVAAGAIFCCFCCCCEETRSYGYSAATHYPTHSQHLHSKTESSYSRSQYV